The DNA segment TTCTCAGCAGTGATGAGGTCCAGAGCTCGGCGGTTTTGTAGAACAACACCTGCGAGCGAGTCTATTTGGTTCTGGAGGGTAGTGATAGAGGCAGCTATTTCTTCCAAGGTTTCGGAAAGAACCTTAGAAAGCTGTTGGAAATAGAGAGTCGAGGTGGCCAAGCCAGCTATCCCCGTACCAAGGGCAGAAGAGATACCCAGGCCtgcaaggaagggaaagaggtgaGGGGACCTCTTTGGGCGAAGAACTGAGTCTGAGGAAAGAACTGAAGCAAAAAGGGGAACAGGCACCGTTTGGTTATTGGGGAGAAGTTCAATATCCGGGTATTGGAAGACCAGGGTACAGACACCGGACCAATTGGCTGGGAGGCAGATGTAAGTCGATGTTCCGCAGAGGAAGAAAACGCCTGAAGAGTTGAGGCAGAAGGCGTACGAGAAGCTGAGAAGATGTGAGAAAATGTTGGAGGTGATGTCCCAGTTTTCTTGGACAGTGATCTCGTTCTCCCAGACTGAATATTGTCCAGACAGGGCAGCTCCCGTGAGGGGCTGGTAATGGGAGAGCGGATAGGGGTCTCTGTGCCCCTGGAGTTTGACCTTGAAGTGGGTAGGGTTCACTGACATGGTAACAGGGTGGGTTGAGTTGTCTGGTTCAAATAAAGTGAGGTTATAGCAGGTGCCGAAGGGAGCCTGAGGACAGTGCATCCAGGGAGTGGCCGGAGAGGTATGGCAGTGTTTGATGTCTGTTGGGCAGGGATAGTAAGCCGGCTTCGAGAAGATGAGGGAGGGGGGCCCGGAAAAACGGAGCGGGTTTTTCCATTTGGCATCCGGTCTTTTCATTGCCTGTTTGAACGTATGGGTGGTGGAAAGATCTAGGTTTTCATGACTGGTAGAAGGTGAAATATGCATGGTGTAgttgcagagagaggcagagaggttgCCTACAAAAGTGGCATATGCTGAGACCTTGAAAAAGCGAGATATGCAGAGTGGGGCCTGCGACCTGAGCACGGTCTCAGTAAAGAGTGGTCCCCAGAGAGGGCGTTGGGCAGATTCGAAGAAACGGTCCTTATGGGGATATATCACAGAGGTTATCCGGGTGATGATCCGAAATATGCCTGTTGAGCTGACGAGTTGAAGAAAAGCAATCGCCCTTCTGTCAGGATTGTGGAAAGAATAGGAGGCAGTCAGTGGGCGGAAGAGACGGAGGCGTCTTTCAATGTCGCTAATGGAAAAGGAGCCAGAGAAGGGCCTGACTGAGTAGGTAAGATGAAGCTTCATGGGTGTATCTGTCCAAATGGACAGAGGGGCTGGGACTGCTAAGGACCGCTGGGTTTGGGTAGACAAGCAGACCCAACAGTTGGAAAACAGGGAAGAGTTGGTATCACGTAGGATGTGGTGAGTGAGGTTTACAAGGGGCATCCAGCTTT comes from the Mus musculus strain C57BL/6J chromosome 14, GRCm38.p6 C57BL/6J genome and includes:
- the LOC115488278 gene encoding syncytin-B, whose amino-acid sequence is MTGFWVLCFVLFPSSLSYPESWMPLVNLTHHILRDTNSSLFSNCWVCLSTQTQRSLAVPAPLSIWTDTPMKLHLTYSVRPFSGSFSISDIERRLRLFRPLTASYSFHNPDRRAIAFLQLVSSTGIFRIITRITSVIYPHKDRFFESAQRPLWGPLFTETVLRSQAPLCISRFFKVSAYATFVGNLSASLCNYTMHISPSTSHENLDLSTTHTFKQAMKRPDAKWKNPLRFSGPPSLIFSKPAYYPCPTDIKHCHTSPATPWMHCPQAPFGTCYNLTLFEPDNSTHPVTMSVNPTHFKVKLQGHRDPYPLSHYQPLTGAALSGQYSVWENEITVQENWDITSNIFSHLLSFSYAFCLNSSGVFFLCGTSTYICLPANWSGVCTLVFQYPDIELLPNNQTVPVPLFASVLSSDSVLRPKRSPHLFPFLAGLGISSALGTGIAGLATSTLYFQQLSKVLSETLEEIAASITTLQNQIDSLAGVVLQNRRALDLITAEKGGTCLFLQEECCFYVNQSGIVRDAARKLQERASELGQHSDSWGQWPDLGRWLPWLTPFLGPLLFLFFLLTFGSCLLNCLTRFVSQRLGSFVQDTAKRHVDSILQNFQYKKLPQDSPDEDTIPT